One stretch of Terriglobales bacterium DNA includes these proteins:
- a CDS encoding NAD(P)H-binding protein has product MYVLTGATGNTGKITAEALLQEKQKVRVLGRSAERLKGLAARGAEPFACDVTDSTALARAFAGARAVYVMVPPDLTAPDVLAHYRRVTDSLAAALEQAQVTHAVCLSS; this is encoded by the coding sequence ATGTACGTCCTCACCGGCGCCACCGGCAACACCGGCAAAATCACCGCCGAAGCCCTGCTCCAGGAAAAACAGAAAGTCCGGGTGCTGGGCCGCAGCGCCGAGCGCCTGAAAGGACTCGCCGCCCGCGGTGCAGAGCCTTTCGCCTGCGACGTCACCGACTCCACCGCTCTGGCCCGCGCCTTCGCCGGCGCCCGTGCGGTTTACGTCATGGTCCCGCCCGACCTCACCGCTCCCGACGTGCTCGCCCACTACCGCCGGGTGACCGACTCGCTGGCCGCCGCCCTGGAGCAAGCCCAAGTGACGCACGCCGTCTGCCTCTCCAGC
- a CDS encoding tetratricopeptide repeat protein: MTHLLYSFGPLGLLLQALAIIHFIRRRPDTYWLFIIIFLGPVGAAVYLVVEALPDLGLLRATFKVFPRRKRIRQLEAMILDNPSPANCEELAELYFEDGKFALARQYFDRSISTRTDSLDPFYRRALCELELGDFAAALPDLERVVAKDPTYDYHRARGLLAHAYGKTGRAEKAAALFAEVLRISTLSETQYNYACFLAAQQHPAEARDWAQRILAKKPTMPSYLRRRERPWFRKAAALLKQLPAAAT; encoded by the coding sequence ATGACCCACCTGCTCTACTCCTTCGGCCCGTTGGGCCTGCTGTTGCAGGCCCTGGCCATCATCCACTTCATCCGCCGCCGCCCCGACACCTACTGGCTCTTCATCATCATCTTTCTGGGACCGGTGGGCGCGGCGGTCTACCTGGTGGTCGAGGCGCTGCCCGACCTGGGGCTGCTGCGCGCCACTTTCAAGGTCTTTCCCCGGCGCAAGCGCATCCGCCAGCTCGAGGCCATGATCCTCGACAATCCCTCGCCCGCCAACTGCGAGGAGCTGGCCGAACTCTATTTCGAGGACGGCAAGTTCGCCCTCGCCCGCCAGTACTTCGACCGTTCCATCTCCACCCGCACCGACTCGCTCGATCCCTTCTACCGCCGCGCTCTTTGCGAACTCGAGCTGGGCGACTTCGCCGCCGCCCTCCCCGACCTGGAGCGGGTGGTGGCCAAGGACCCCACCTACGACTACCACCGCGCCCGCGGCCTGCTGGCCCACGCCTACGGCAAGACCGGCCGGGCGGAGAAAGCTGCCGCTCTCTTCGCTGAGGTGCTGCGCATCTCCACCCTCTCCGAGACGCAGTACAACTACGCCTGCTTCCTGGCCGCGCAGCAGCACCCCGCCGAGGCCCGCGACTGGGCGCAGCGCATCCTGGCCAAGAAGCCCACCATGCCCTCCTACCTGCGCCGCCGCGAGCGCCCCTGGTTCCGCAAAGCCGCGGCGTTGCTGAAGCAACTGCCCGCAGCCGCCACCTAA
- a CDS encoding class I SAM-dependent methyltransferase, protein MGWFRKKEKQEHKVLRQAAQAAGRVTPEYHRATPECPHPERWSMLDSMTAEVEVLEFLRALVLTLKPELIVETGTFRGISTIRMAEALRENGLGRIVSCESDPLVLAKAQETIAASGVAEWIELRNQSSLEMKVEGTIDLFFSDSDLPVREQEVRRFLPQINPHGLILMHDASSHLKQVREAALRLEEEGLLSVVLLPTPRGLVVAQKRAGRK, encoded by the coding sequence ATGGGATGGTTCCGGAAGAAAGAGAAGCAGGAGCACAAGGTGCTGCGGCAGGCGGCGCAGGCGGCCGGCCGGGTGACGCCCGAGTACCACCGCGCCACCCCCGAGTGTCCCCATCCCGAGCGCTGGAGCATGCTCGACTCCATGACCGCGGAGGTGGAGGTGCTGGAGTTCCTGCGCGCGCTGGTGCTGACGCTGAAGCCGGAGCTGATCGTGGAGACCGGGACCTTCCGCGGCATCTCGACCATCCGCATGGCGGAGGCGCTGCGCGAGAACGGCCTGGGGCGGATCGTGAGCTGCGAGTCCGATCCCCTGGTGCTGGCCAAGGCGCAGGAGACCATCGCCGCCTCGGGGGTGGCCGAGTGGATCGAATTGCGCAACCAGTCCAGCCTGGAGATGAAGGTGGAGGGCACCATCGACCTGTTCTTCAGCGACAGCGACCTGCCCGTCCGCGAGCAGGAGGTGCGGCGCTTCCTGCCGCAGATCAACCCCCACGGGCTGATCCTGATGCACGACGCCTCCTCGCACCTGAAGCAGGTGCGGGAGGCGGCGCTCAGGCTGGAGGAGGAAGGGCTGCTCTCGGTGGTGCTGCTGCCCACGCCGCGCGGCCTGGTGGTGGCGCAGAAGCGGGCGGGGCGGAAGTAG
- the lhgO gene encoding L-2-hydroxyglutarate oxidase, with protein sequence MGESRCDLVIVGGGIVGLATALALLQRRPRLRLVVLEKEARLAAHQSGHNSGVIHSGIYYKPGSLKAETCVEGATAMLEFCRAHGIPHRVCGKVVVATSQEEVPALEELRRRGEANGVAGLRMLSAEELRAIEPHAAGVRALQVPGTAITDYTAVCEKYAELLRAAGGEVRTGARVTGIVRRGGETVVETSAGEVRARFLVNCAGLHSDRIARMAGADPGVRIVPFRGEYYELRPAAQALVRGLIYPVPDPKFPFLGVHLTPRVQGGVEAGPNAVLALKREGYGKLSFSPRDAAATLFYGGFWRLAGRYWRSGAGEMARSFLKSRFVRALQKLVPELRSGDLGPGGAGVRAQAVDASGALVDDFRMVRGEGAIHVLNVPSPAATASLAIGKRIAQMMEEALRS encoded by the coding sequence GTGGGCGAGAGCCGGTGCGACCTGGTCATCGTGGGCGGCGGGATCGTGGGGCTGGCCACGGCGCTGGCCCTGCTCCAGCGGCGGCCGCGCCTGCGCCTCGTCGTCCTGGAAAAGGAAGCGCGGCTGGCCGCCCACCAGAGCGGCCACAACAGCGGCGTAATCCACTCCGGCATCTACTACAAGCCGGGCTCGCTCAAGGCGGAGACCTGCGTGGAAGGCGCGACCGCCATGCTGGAGTTCTGCCGCGCGCACGGCATCCCCCACCGGGTCTGCGGCAAGGTGGTAGTGGCCACGTCCCAAGAGGAAGTGCCGGCGCTGGAGGAGTTGCGGCGGCGGGGCGAGGCCAACGGCGTCGCCGGGCTGCGCATGCTGAGCGCGGAGGAGTTGCGGGCGATCGAGCCCCATGCCGCCGGGGTGCGCGCGCTGCAGGTCCCGGGAACGGCGATCACCGACTACACCGCGGTCTGCGAGAAGTACGCGGAATTGCTGCGCGCGGCGGGCGGCGAGGTGCGCACCGGGGCCCGGGTCACCGGCATCGTGCGGCGCGGCGGCGAGACCGTGGTGGAGACCAGCGCGGGCGAGGTGCGCGCCCGTTTCTTGGTCAATTGCGCCGGGCTGCACTCCGACCGCATCGCGCGGATGGCGGGAGCGGATCCGGGAGTGCGCATCGTGCCCTTCCGCGGGGAGTACTACGAATTGCGGCCCGCGGCGCAGGCGCTGGTGCGCGGGCTCATCTACCCCGTCCCCGACCCCAAGTTCCCCTTCCTGGGGGTGCATCTGACGCCGCGGGTGCAGGGCGGAGTGGAGGCGGGACCGAACGCGGTGCTGGCGCTCAAGCGCGAGGGCTACGGGAAGCTAAGCTTCAGCCCGCGGGACGCGGCCGCGACCTTGTTCTACGGCGGCTTCTGGCGTCTGGCGGGACGCTACTGGCGCTCGGGCGCGGGCGAGATGGCGCGCTCCTTCCTCAAGAGCAGGTTCGTGCGCGCGTTGCAGAAGCTGGTGCCGGAGCTGCGGAGCGGGGACCTGGGGCCCGGGGGCGCGGGAGTGCGGGCGCAGGCGGTGGACGCCAGCGGGGCGCTGGTGGACGACTTCCGCATGGTGCGCGGCGAAGGCGCGATCCACGTGCTCAATGTGCCCTCGCCGGCGGCTACCGCCTCGCTGGCCATCGGAAAAAGGATCGCGCAGATGATGGAAGAGGCGCTTCGCTCTTAG
- a CDS encoding CBS domain-containing protein, giving the protein MAVVNDLVKEQKILTVQHDQTVLEAARLMNERNVGAVAVLRAGELVGIFSERDLLRRVVAAGRSPGLTPVAEVMTANPRTVPPAEPVENCLFLMKEYGFRHLPVCENGRVKGLVSLRDILLNSPRPATKS; this is encoded by the coding sequence ATGGCTGTGGTCAACGACCTGGTGAAGGAGCAGAAGATCCTCACCGTTCAGCACGATCAGACGGTGCTGGAGGCGGCTCGCCTGATGAACGAGCGCAACGTGGGCGCGGTCGCCGTGCTGCGCGCGGGCGAGTTGGTGGGCATCTTTTCCGAGCGCGACCTGCTGCGGCGGGTGGTGGCGGCGGGGCGCAGCCCCGGCCTGACCCCGGTGGCCGAGGTCATGACCGCCAACCCGCGCACCGTGCCTCCCGCCGAGCCGGTCGAGAACTGCCTCTTCCTGATGAAGGAGTACGGCTTCCGCCACCTGCCCGTCTGCGAGAACGGCCGCGTCAAGGGCCTGGTCTCCCTGCGCGACATCCTGCTCAACTCCCCGCGTCCCGCTACGAAGAGCTAA
- a CDS encoding NAD(P)H-dependent oxidoreductase subunit E — MPQIESAEAQQQLEQTLEHFPDRRASLIPLLQEIQTTFYYLPEPALRRVARKLRMTLPEVYQVATFYRCFSLKPRGKHLLQVCLGTACHVRGAPRVMDRVLTDLKLSQPGTTPDCQFTVLGVRCVGCCGLAPVVRVDNNTHPHMSQAKVKGMLRKYAPPAGEAPKMQAEAEGESDAAAEVG, encoded by the coding sequence ATGCCCCAGATCGAATCCGCAGAAGCTCAGCAGCAGCTGGAACAGACCCTCGAACACTTTCCCGACCGGCGCGCCAGCCTTATTCCCCTGCTGCAGGAGATCCAGACCACCTTCTACTACCTGCCCGAGCCGGCGCTGCGGCGGGTGGCGCGCAAGCTGCGCATGACCCTGCCCGAGGTCTACCAGGTGGCCACCTTCTACCGCTGCTTCAGCCTGAAGCCGCGGGGCAAGCACCTGCTGCAGGTGTGCCTGGGGACGGCCTGCCACGTGCGCGGAGCGCCACGAGTGATGGACCGGGTGCTGACCGACCTGAAGCTGAGCCAGCCCGGTACCACCCCCGACTGCCAGTTCACCGTGCTGGGAGTGCGCTGCGTGGGCTGCTGCGGCCTGGCCCCGGTGGTGCGCGTGGACAACAACACCCATCCTCACATGTCGCAGGCCAAGGTCAAGGGGATGCTGAGGAAGTACGCCCCGCCCGCGGGCGAGGCGCCCAAGATGCAGGCGGAAGCCGAAGGAGAGAGCGATGCTGCCGCTGAGGTCGGTTAA
- the nuoF gene encoding NADH-quinone oxidoreductase subunit NuoF, translating to MLPLRSVKELETFRAQCREGHDPQRPCLTVCAGSGCTASGAHEVLAGLRAELAQRGLEGAIDVKSTGCHGFCERGPLMIIWPEGTFYNQVTVHHVREIVASVGNGRQPVEKLLYVDPASGRRVLKEDEVPFYARQQRILFGNNGRIDPKEIRDYLQVGGYQALGGVLSGRSAEEVVGEITRSGLRGRGGAGFPTGVKWSVARQNPAPRYVICNADEGDPGAFMDRSLLEGNPHSVIEGMIIGAYALEAEEGFVYVRAEYPLAVEHLRAALQQAEECGLLGDDILGSGKRFKINVVEGAGAFVCGEETALIASIEGRVGEPHPRPPYPAQKGLWGRPTVINNVKTWASVPQILNRGAEWYASIGTEKSKGTMVFSLVGKINNTGLVEVPMGITLREMIYEIGGGIPGGKQLKAIQIGGPSGGCIPATLIDLPIDYERLREAGSMMGSGGMVVMDESTCMVDVARYFMEFLEDESCGQCFPCREGTQRMRQILTRICRGQGLEEDLPVLEDLGWLMQQASLCGLGQTAANPVLTTLRYFRDEYLAHIRDHVCPAKVCKELIYYEIEPTLCDGCGACVKVCAGDAILGEKKKVHTIDRAKCTRCGACLEVCQPKAVLVSTGAMACRT from the coding sequence ATGCTGCCGCTGAGGTCGGTTAAGGAGCTGGAGACATTCCGGGCGCAGTGCCGCGAAGGACACGATCCCCAGCGGCCCTGCCTCACGGTGTGCGCGGGCAGCGGCTGCACCGCCAGCGGCGCCCATGAAGTGCTGGCGGGCCTGCGCGCGGAACTGGCGCAGCGCGGGCTGGAAGGCGCCATCGACGTCAAGAGCACCGGCTGCCACGGCTTCTGCGAGCGCGGTCCCCTGATGATCATCTGGCCGGAGGGCACCTTCTACAACCAGGTGACCGTCCACCACGTGCGCGAGATCGTGGCCAGCGTCGGCAACGGGCGCCAGCCGGTGGAGAAGCTGCTGTACGTGGACCCGGCCAGCGGGCGGCGCGTGCTCAAGGAAGACGAAGTCCCCTTCTACGCCCGCCAGCAGCGCATCCTCTTCGGCAACAACGGGCGCATCGATCCCAAGGAGATCCGCGACTACCTGCAGGTGGGCGGCTACCAGGCGCTGGGCGGCGTGCTCTCGGGCCGGAGCGCGGAAGAGGTGGTCGGGGAGATCACGCGCTCAGGGCTGCGGGGACGCGGCGGCGCGGGCTTCCCCACCGGGGTGAAGTGGAGCGTGGCGCGGCAGAACCCGGCGCCCCGCTACGTCATCTGCAACGCCGACGAGGGCGACCCCGGGGCTTTCATGGACCGCAGCCTGCTGGAAGGCAATCCCCACAGTGTGATCGAGGGCATGATCATCGGGGCGTATGCCCTGGAAGCGGAGGAAGGCTTCGTCTACGTGCGCGCCGAGTATCCGCTGGCGGTGGAGCATCTGCGAGCGGCGCTGCAGCAGGCGGAGGAGTGCGGCCTGCTGGGCGACGATATCCTGGGCAGCGGAAAGAGATTCAAGATCAACGTGGTGGAGGGCGCGGGCGCCTTCGTGTGCGGCGAGGAGACGGCGCTGATCGCCTCCATCGAAGGGCGGGTGGGCGAGCCCCATCCCCGGCCTCCCTACCCCGCGCAGAAGGGCCTGTGGGGCCGGCCCACGGTGATCAACAACGTCAAGACCTGGGCCAGCGTGCCGCAGATCCTGAACCGGGGCGCGGAGTGGTATGCCTCGATCGGCACGGAGAAGAGCAAAGGCACCATGGTCTTCTCCCTGGTGGGCAAGATCAACAACACCGGCCTGGTGGAAGTCCCCATGGGCATCACCCTGCGGGAGATGATCTACGAGATCGGGGGCGGCATCCCCGGAGGGAAGCAGCTCAAGGCCATCCAGATCGGAGGTCCGTCGGGGGGCTGCATCCCGGCCACCCTGATCGATCTGCCCATCGATTACGAGCGGCTGCGCGAGGCCGGCTCCATGATGGGCTCCGGCGGCATGGTGGTGATGGATGAGTCCACCTGCATGGTGGACGTGGCCCGTTACTTCATGGAGTTCCTGGAAGACGAGTCCTGCGGGCAGTGCTTCCCCTGCCGGGAAGGGACGCAGCGCATGCGGCAGATCCTCACCCGCATCTGCCGCGGCCAGGGCCTGGAGGAGGACCTGCCGGTGCTGGAGGACCTGGGCTGGCTGATGCAGCAGGCCTCGCTGTGCGGGCTGGGGCAGACCGCCGCCAACCCGGTGCTGACCACCCTGCGCTACTTCCGGGACGAGTACCTGGCGCACATCCGCGACCACGTGTGTCCCGCCAAGGTCTGCAAGGAACTCATCTACTACGAGATCGAGCCCACGCTGTGCGATGGCTGCGGGGCCTGCGTGAAGGTGTGCGCCGGCGACGCCATCCTGGGCGAAAAGAAGAAGGTGCACACCATCGACCGGGCCAAGTGCACGCGCTGCGGCGCCTGCCTGGAGGTGTGCCAACCCAAGGCAGTGCTGGTATCCACAGGAGCAATGGCGTGCCGAACCTAA